One genomic region from Muriicola soli encodes:
- the bioD gene encoding dethiobiotin synthase produces the protein MKRIFVTGISTEVGKTMASAIIVEALESDYWKPIQAGDLEYSDSDKIRELISNKRTVIHKNSYALSSPMSPHAAADIDGIQIRKDWISEPQTENHLVIEGAGGILVPINASETILDLIKPEYKVIVVSRHYLGSINHSLLTIETLKARGLEVSVIFSGEEHPTTEKIILSKTGVTFIGRISEEEKFDKKVVQKYASEFRDRLRSI, from the coding sequence GTGAAAAGAATTTTTGTAACAGGAATTTCAACCGAAGTTGGAAAGACCATGGCTTCTGCGATTATCGTTGAAGCCCTGGAATCTGATTATTGGAAGCCGATACAGGCAGGAGATCTGGAGTATTCTGATAGCGATAAAATAAGAGAGCTGATTAGCAATAAGAGAACCGTTATTCACAAAAACAGTTATGCCCTTAGCAGTCCCATGAGTCCGCATGCCGCTGCTGATATTGATGGTATTCAAATTAGGAAGGACTGGATTTCAGAACCTCAGACTGAAAATCACCTGGTGATCGAAGGAGCCGGGGGTATCCTTGTTCCTATAAATGCCTCCGAAACTATTCTCGACCTCATTAAACCTGAATACAAGGTGATTGTCGTTTCCCGGCATTACTTAGGAAGCATCAATCATTCCTTGCTCACTATTGAAACATTAAAAGCCCGGGGACTTGAGGTATCTGTCATATTCAGCGGAGAGGAACATCCGACCACGGAAAAGATCATTCTTTCTAAAACAGGGGTAACATTTATCGGGCGAATTTCAGAGGAAGAAAAATTTGATAAAAAAGTGGTTCAAAAGTATGCCAGTGAATTCAGGGATCGCTTAAGGAGCATTTAG
- a CDS encoding DUF2007 domain-containing protein → MQSKKKSTPEKFYTLGAFEFPADVQVIKGRLESEGIYVYLKDENFLNTDPLVSQAIGGVKLQVYTRDKDKALKIYDEYRRYAQDDNGDPIVCPNCKASRSEVYYTRKGYLNKLFPFFEKRKYKCLACGMITQPQ, encoded by the coding sequence ATGCAATCGAAGAAAAAATCCACTCCTGAAAAATTCTACACCCTGGGGGCATTTGAATTTCCTGCAGACGTGCAGGTAATCAAAGGTCGCTTGGAATCCGAAGGAATTTATGTTTATCTAAAGGACGAAAACTTCCTCAACACCGATCCCTTGGTTAGTCAGGCCATCGGTGGCGTAAAACTTCAGGTGTATACCAGGGATAAGGATAAGGCTTTAAAGATCTATGACGAATACAGACGATATGCTCAGGACGATAACGGCGACCCCATCGTTTGTCCGAATTGCAAAGCCAGTCGATCTGAGGTCTACTACACCAGAAAAGGATATCTCAACAAACTCTTTCCTTTCTTTGAAAAGAGAAAATACAAGTGCCTTGCCTGCGGTATGATCACCCAACCCCAGTAA
- a CDS encoding aminotransferase class I/II-fold pyridoxal phosphate-dependent enzyme: MANLPKKLKQKLQQRLDDDIIRSLSTTRGSVDFVSNDYLGLAKDNETFRAAIDLLEARGEMGNGSTGSRLLSGNNELFEDTENYLAEYYGEEAALIFNSGYDANLGLFSSVPQRGDLILFDEYIHASMRDGIRMGLARSIKFTHNDLNELRDILQRERENITQDAQCYIVTEAVFSMDGVQPELKTLLSLCGEFQCKLILDEAHAIRGIDKTLSDLKGSEYLPQCVFARIVTFGKAIGVQGAAILGSNDLKNYLLNYARSFIYTTALPPMTVASILCIYQKLDSEDIQRRKSKLRSNIALFQGETEKRELGELFIKSNSAIHSCIIPGNNRVKKVAQTLIQKGYDLRPILAPTVPVGKERIRICLHSFNTEDEIKEVLSILAYAIEEKIHS, encoded by the coding sequence ATGGCCAATTTGCCCAAAAAATTAAAGCAGAAATTACAGCAACGGCTGGATGACGACATTATTAGGAGTCTGAGCACAACCAGGGGAAGTGTAGATTTTGTTTCTAATGACTATCTGGGTTTAGCAAAGGACAATGAGACATTCAGAGCTGCTATTGATCTGCTTGAAGCAAGAGGTGAGATGGGGAACGGATCCACGGGATCGAGGCTTCTTTCTGGTAACAATGAGTTATTTGAGGACACTGAAAATTACCTCGCTGAGTATTACGGCGAAGAAGCAGCATTGATCTTTAATTCGGGTTACGACGCAAATCTGGGTTTATTTTCATCGGTTCCCCAAAGGGGAGATCTCATTCTATTCGATGAATATATCCATGCCAGTATGCGCGATGGTATTCGAATGGGTTTAGCCAGGAGCATAAAATTTACACATAACGATCTTAATGAGCTCCGGGATATTCTTCAAAGAGAAAGGGAGAATATTACTCAGGATGCTCAGTGCTATATCGTTACAGAAGCTGTCTTTTCCATGGATGGAGTCCAACCCGAGCTTAAAACGCTTTTGTCGCTATGTGGTGAATTTCAGTGCAAACTGATTCTGGACGAGGCTCATGCCATAAGGGGTATAGATAAAACACTGTCCGACTTAAAAGGGAGTGAATACCTGCCTCAATGCGTTTTTGCCAGGATAGTCACTTTTGGAAAGGCAATTGGAGTTCAGGGCGCCGCAATCCTCGGAAGCAATGATCTTAAAAATTATCTGCTTAATTATGCCAGGAGCTTTATCTACACTACAGCCCTTCCTCCAATGACGGTGGCTTCAATTCTCTGTATTTACCAGAAATTGGACTCCGAAGACATACAACGAAGAAAATCGAAATTACGGTCTAATATTGCTCTATTCCAAGGTGAGACTGAAAAGAGAGAATTGGGTGAATTGTTTATCAAGAGTAATTCTGCGATTCATTCCTGCATAATCCCGGGGAATAATCGAGTTAAAAAAGTGGCGCAAACTTTGATCCAAAAAGGATATGATCTCAGACCTATTTTAGCTCCTACAGTACCCGTGGGAAAAGAGAGGATCAGGATTTGTTTGCATAGTTTCAATACTGAGGACGAAATAAAAGAAGTATTAAGTATATTGGCTTATGCAATCGAAGAAAAAATCCACTCCTGA
- a CDS encoding GNAT family N-acetyltransferase, translating to MSSTMSVNYGVAFSDKDLQDILELQEQNLPANLSEEAMRRDGFLTVKHNFELLKKMNDVCPHIVASNGDRVIGYALCMHPDFKSEIPVLFSMFKEIEAQSGIDSFMVMGQICVDKEYRGKGVFRGLYLKMKEETSSYCDLIITEVDGRNTRSLKAHLAVGFRVIKKYQSDGRDWYLIVL from the coding sequence TTGAGTAGTACAATGTCGGTGAATTACGGTGTGGCTTTTTCAGATAAGGACCTGCAAGACATTCTGGAATTGCAAGAGCAAAATTTGCCTGCGAACCTATCGGAGGAGGCTATGAGACGTGATGGTTTTTTAACCGTGAAACACAATTTCGAGCTGTTAAAGAAGATGAATGATGTTTGTCCGCATATTGTCGCCAGCAACGGAGATCGTGTTATCGGTTATGCCCTTTGCATGCATCCCGATTTTAAGTCCGAAATACCTGTTTTATTCTCAATGTTTAAGGAAATAGAAGCGCAATCCGGCATTGATTCCTTTATGGTTATGGGACAAATTTGTGTCGATAAGGAATATCGAGGAAAAGGGGTTTTCAGGGGTTTATACCTGAAGATGAAGGAGGAGACAAGCTCATATTGTGATTTAATAATCACAGAAGTTGACGGCCGGAATACCCGTTCTCTGAAGGCCCACCTTGCTGTCGGATTCAGGGTGATAAAAAAATACCAATCCGATGGAAGGGATTGGTATCTTATAGTTTTATAA
- a CDS encoding F0F1 ATP synthase subunit epsilon, whose protein sequence is MHLEIVSPEATLFEGEVNSVTVPGLNGEFQVLDNHAPIVSLLQEGQVKIGGEISISEEHQAKFSKNPEGKMILPISSGTMEMNDNKVIVLVD, encoded by the coding sequence ATGCATTTAGAAATCGTATCACCGGAAGCCACTTTGTTTGAAGGAGAGGTTAATTCTGTTACCGTTCCCGGATTGAATGGAGAATTTCAGGTACTGGATAATCACGCCCCCATAGTTTCTCTTTTGCAGGAAGGACAGGTTAAAATTGGAGGTGAAATCAGTATTTCGGAGGAGCATCAGGCTAAATTCTCCAAAAATCCCGAAGGGAAAATGATTTTGCCTATCAGTAGTGGGACTATGGAAATGAATGATAATAAAGTGATCGTTCTGGTTGATTAA
- the atpD gene encoding F0F1 ATP synthase subunit beta has product MAKVTGKVSQIIGPVIDVEFASGSDLPRIYDSLEIKKSDGTLLVLEVQSHIGENSVRSISMDSTDGLSRGVEVVSTGKAIQMPVGEDIYGRLFNVIGDAIDGLGDLPKEGKNGLPIHREAPKFEDLSTSTEVLFTGIKVIDLIEPYAKGGKIGLFGGAGVGKTVLIQELINNIAKGHGGLSVFAGVGERTREGNDLLREMLESGIIKYGDDFLHSMEEGGWDLSKVDKKAMKESKATFVFGQMNEPPGARARVALSGLTIAEYFRDGAGDGQGKDVLFFVDNIFRFTQAGSEVSALLGRMPSAVGYQPTLATEMGAMQERITSTKTGSITSVQAVYVPADDLTDPAPATTFAHLDATTVLSRKIAELGIYPAVDPLDSTSRILTAEILGKEHYACAQRVKELLQRYKELQDIIAILGMEELSEEDKLAVGRARRVQRFLSQPFHVAEQFTGIPGVLVDIKDTIKGFNMIMDGELDHLPESAFNLKGTIEEAIEAGEKMLAEA; this is encoded by the coding sequence ATGGCTAAAGTAACTGGCAAAGTTTCTCAGATCATCGGCCCGGTGATCGACGTAGAGTTCGCATCCGGATCGGATCTTCCAAGAATCTACGATTCTCTTGAAATAAAGAAAAGTGACGGAACACTCCTCGTCCTTGAAGTTCAATCTCATATCGGCGAGAACAGTGTGCGTTCGATCTCAATGGATTCTACCGATGGTTTGAGTAGGGGTGTTGAAGTTGTCTCTACCGGAAAAGCCATTCAGATGCCTGTAGGAGAAGATATCTACGGTCGATTGTTCAATGTGATCGGGGATGCCATTGATGGATTGGGAGACCTTCCTAAGGAAGGGAAGAATGGCCTGCCCATTCACAGGGAAGCTCCTAAGTTTGAAGATTTATCTACCTCTACAGAGGTTCTCTTTACCGGGATTAAAGTAATCGACCTGATTGAGCCCTATGCCAAAGGAGGAAAGATCGGTTTGTTTGGTGGTGCAGGAGTTGGTAAGACAGTTCTTATTCAGGAATTGATCAACAACATCGCAAAAGGTCACGGTGGATTATCCGTGTTTGCGGGAGTAGGAGAAAGAACCAGGGAAGGAAATGACCTCCTCAGGGAAATGCTGGAATCAGGAATTATAAAATACGGAGACGACTTCCTTCATTCTATGGAAGAAGGTGGCTGGGACCTGTCCAAGGTAGACAAAAAAGCGATGAAGGAGTCCAAGGCGACATTCGTTTTCGGACAGATGAACGAACCCCCGGGAGCACGTGCTCGTGTAGCCCTTTCCGGACTTACCATTGCGGAATACTTCCGTGACGGTGCTGGTGATGGCCAGGGGAAAGACGTTCTCTTTTTCGTAGATAACATCTTCCGTTTTACTCAGGCGGGATCAGAGGTATCGGCCCTTCTTGGACGTATGCCTTCAGCGGTGGGATATCAGCCTACGCTGGCTACTGAGATGGGAGCTATGCAGGAGAGAATTACCTCTACTAAAACAGGCTCTATTACTTCTGTACAGGCGGTATATGTACCTGCGGATGACTTAACAGACCCGGCCCCTGCAACAACCTTTGCTCACCTCGATGCAACAACGGTACTTTCTCGTAAAATTGCCGAACTAGGGATTTACCCTGCAGTGGATCCACTGGATTCCACTTCCCGTATCCTTACAGCTGAAATCCTCGGGAAAGAGCACTACGCATGTGCGCAGCGTGTTAAGGAGCTATTGCAGAGATATAAAGAACTTCAGGATATTATTGCCATTCTAGGTATGGAAGAACTTTCTGAAGAAGATAAGCTGGCTGTGGGTAGAGCACGACGTGTACAACGTTTCCTTTCTCAGCCCTTCCACGTGGCTGAACAGTTTACCGGAATCCCTGGGGTACTCGTTGACATCAAAGACACGATCAAAGGCTTTAATATGATTATGGATGGAGAACTCGATCACCTTCCGGAATCTGCCTTTAACTTAAAAGGAACCATAGAAGAGGCTATTGAAGCCGGTGAGAAAATGCTGGCAGAAGCTTAG
- a CDS encoding TonB-dependent receptor: MRTALLFFLLLVGYGINAQTTIQGTVKDDGGEPIPGANIVIIGTTTGAVADFDGNFSLSTDQAPPFVLRITSIGYTEVTIQVTSNNQTLNIVLQESSTLLDEIVVSASRTPERIFESPVSVERFGLKDIKNTTAESFYGGLQNLKGVDINTNSLTFQSINTRGFATFANVRFLQLVDGMDNTAPGLNFVLGNLVGMSELDVQSVEILPGASSALYGAGAFNGILFMRSKSPFDFQGISSYFKTGITSQEAAGDNNYYDFGIRAAHAFSDKLAVKANFSFLKGEDWHANSRFDLNNPGGDRSNPTYDGLNVYGDDAVITRNLDVLAGLPSGTLGSHSFTRTGYDESAVANYDAESLKTDFAVHYRPFGDDLELIYNGRIGRGTTIYQGASRYAVDGFTMQQHKLELKNDNFFIRGYIVSENSGNAYDTRFASINVNRRWKSDNQWGADYLNTYIGAKLGVGTGVPATDEQAEAAARAAADTGRFIPGTPEFQRAFNSVIADGDLTTGAKFIDQTKFRHINGNYNLAHLINDWADIQVGGSWREYELNSQGTIFTDIDGPISYQEYGGYVQLQKKIADERLKLTLSGRYDKNEFFDGFFSPRAGVSVTLGENRNHNVRASVQQGFRNPTTQDLFIGLDAGLAILVGSAPDNLDRDIRTFNLSPQGQTITGQTSAQVVGRAAYENSFSVSSLQNGVIEAADVNLVQPEEITTFELGYRAQLGKFTVDMSAYYNEYSNFISNTTVLVPLYGEVGDNSLSLLALQNDDVEPYQTYTNSPEEITSYGGNIGVNTKVLGNFDLGVNYTYTFLEDAEGLRDRGIRTNFNTPEHKFKASFGNTEILPNLGFGLNYRWSDAFFWEASFADGDVPSFNVLDAQVNYSVPSIDSIFKLGGSNILNQEYFQAFGSGFIGAIYYVSWTINP; this comes from the coding sequence ATGAGAACAGCACTATTATTTTTCCTCCTGTTAGTAGGATATGGAATTAATGCACAAACCACAATCCAGGGAACCGTTAAAGACGATGGCGGTGAACCCATACCGGGAGCCAATATCGTCATCATTGGGACCACAACGGGTGCGGTAGCAGATTTTGACGGTAACTTCAGCCTCTCTACGGATCAGGCACCTCCCTTTGTACTTAGGATTACAAGTATTGGTTATACCGAAGTTACTATTCAGGTTACTTCCAATAACCAGACTCTGAATATCGTACTTCAGGAATCATCAACTCTTTTAGATGAGATTGTAGTTTCTGCCTCCAGAACCCCGGAACGAATTTTTGAATCCCCGGTTTCTGTAGAAAGATTTGGATTAAAAGATATTAAAAATACCACAGCAGAGTCATTTTATGGCGGGCTACAGAATTTAAAAGGAGTTGATATCAACACCAACAGTTTAACCTTTCAATCAATAAACACCAGGGGTTTCGCCACTTTCGCCAACGTCCGTTTTCTCCAATTGGTAGATGGGATGGACAATACAGCACCAGGACTAAACTTTGTATTGGGGAACCTGGTGGGGATGTCTGAATTGGATGTACAGAGTGTTGAGATCTTACCAGGAGCTTCCTCCGCTTTGTATGGGGCAGGCGCCTTTAACGGGATCCTTTTTATGAGAAGTAAGAGTCCGTTCGATTTTCAGGGGATTAGCTCCTATTTTAAAACAGGAATCACTTCACAGGAAGCAGCCGGCGACAATAACTATTATGACTTTGGTATTAGAGCAGCCCATGCCTTTAGCGATAAATTAGCGGTAAAAGCAAATTTCTCCTTTTTAAAAGGAGAGGATTGGCATGCTAACAGTAGATTTGATTTGAACAACCCTGGAGGCGATAGATCTAACCCAACATATGATGGATTAAATGTATATGGCGATGACGCTGTAATTACCCGGAATTTAGATGTTTTGGCGGGACTACCTTCTGGTACACTAGGTTCACATTCTTTTACCAGGACGGGGTACGATGAAAGTGCCGTCGCAAATTATGATGCAGAAAGTTTAAAAACAGATTTTGCTGTACATTATCGCCCATTCGGAGATGATTTGGAATTGATATATAATGGCCGTATTGGTCGGGGGACAACTATCTATCAAGGGGCTAGCAGATATGCGGTTGATGGTTTTACTATGCAGCAACACAAACTTGAACTGAAGAATGACAATTTCTTTATAAGAGGTTACATTGTTTCTGAGAATTCCGGGAATGCCTATGATACTCGTTTTGCATCTATCAATGTCAATAGAAGGTGGAAGTCTGACAATCAATGGGGGGCGGACTATTTAAACACTTACATTGGAGCCAAGTTAGGCGTAGGAACTGGTGTTCCGGCCACTGATGAACAAGCTGAGGCCGCTGCAAGAGCAGCAGCAGATACAGGTCGTTTTATACCGGGAACACCCGAATTTCAACGCGCATTCAATTCGGTTATTGCGGATGGGGATTTAACTACCGGAGCCAAGTTTATAGATCAAACGAAATTTCGCCACATCAACGGTAATTATAATCTTGCTCATTTGATCAATGACTGGGCAGACATACAAGTAGGTGGATCCTGGAGAGAATATGAATTGAATTCCCAGGGAACTATTTTTACTGACATTGATGGTCCGATTAGCTATCAGGAATACGGAGGCTACGTGCAGCTGCAAAAGAAAATCGCTGATGAACGATTAAAGTTAACCCTATCGGGAAGATATGACAAAAACGAATTCTTTGACGGGTTTTTCTCACCCAGAGCCGGGGTTTCGGTTACATTGGGCGAAAATCGAAATCACAATGTAAGGGCTTCGGTTCAGCAAGGTTTTAGAAACCCGACCACACAAGACTTATTTATTGGATTAGATGCTGGTCTTGCAATATTGGTTGGATCCGCGCCTGATAACCTGGACAGAGATATAAGAACTTTTAATTTAAGTCCGCAAGGCCAAACAATAACTGGTCAAACCTCGGCCCAGGTAGTTGGGCGTGCAGCTTACGAAAATTCATTTTCGGTAAGTTCACTGCAAAACGGGGTCATCGAGGCGGCCGATGTTAATTTAGTTCAACCGGAAGAAATCACAACTTTTGAACTGGGTTACCGAGCACAATTAGGCAAGTTTACTGTAGATATGAGCGCGTATTACAACGAGTATTCCAATTTTATTTCGAATACAACGGTATTAGTGCCACTTTACGGTGAAGTGGGGGACAATAGTTTATCTCTGCTAGCTTTGCAAAATGATGATGTTGAGCCGTATCAGACCTATACAAATTCTCCGGAAGAAATCACTTCTTATGGAGGTAATATCGGTGTTAACACGAAAGTCTTAGGCAATTTTGATTTAGGAGTAAACTATACATATACTTTTCTTGAAGACGCGGAAGGATTAAGGGATAGAGGTATAAGGACCAATTTTAATACACCGGAACACAAATTCAAAGCTTCATTTGGAAATACGGAAATTTTGCCAAACTTAGGATTTGGGTTAAATTATCGCTGGAGTGACGCTTTCTTTTGGGAAGCCTCTTTTGCTGATGGTGACGTACCCTCTTTTAATGTTTTAGATGCACAGGTTAACTATTCCGTACCCAGTATAGATTCAATATTTAAGTTGGGTGGATCTAATATTTTAAATCAAGAATACTTTCAAGCGTTTGGCTCTGGCTTTATAGGAGCAATCTATTACGTTTCCTGGACAATTAATCCGTAA
- the glmS gene encoding glutamine--fructose-6-phosphate transaminase (isomerizing): protein MCGIVGYIGHREAYPIIMKGLQRLEYRGYDSAGIALFDGNQINMSKTKGKVVDLKNKSEKNIAINGTLGMGHTRWATHGVPNDVNSHPHYSNSGNLVIIHNGIIENYESVKTELTKRGYVFESDTDTEVLVNLIEEVKKKENVKLGKAVQIALNQVVGAYAIAVFDKSKPDEIVVAKLGSPLAIGIGENEFFIASDASPFIEYTNNAVYLEDEEMAIVRPGKEIKLRKIKNDAVAYPMIQELQLNLEEIEKGGYDHFMLKEIYEQPRAIKDTYRGRLLVDQGLIKMSGIDDNLERFMNANRIVIVACGTSWHAGLVAEYIFEDLARIPVEVEYASEFRYRNPVITNNDVVIAISQSGETADTLAAIKLAKENGAFVFGVCNVVGSSIARETHAGAYTHAGPEIGVASTKAFTTQITILTLLALKLAKEKGVINETKYHEILVELENIPKKVEKALEANPLVEIIADVYKDSENCLYLGRGYNFPVALEGALKLKEISYIHAEGYPAAEMKHGPIALIDEQMPVIVIATKKGHYEKVVSNIQEIKTRKGKIIAIVTEGDTQVRELADHVIEVPEVLEGLSPLVTTIPLQLLSYHIAVMRGCNVDQPRNLAKSVTVE, encoded by the coding sequence ATGTGTGGTATAGTTGGTTATATAGGTCACCGAGAAGCGTATCCCATTATTATGAAAGGTCTTCAAAGGCTTGAATACAGGGGCTACGATAGTGCCGGGATTGCCTTGTTTGATGGGAACCAAATCAACATGTCCAAGACCAAGGGCAAGGTGGTTGACCTCAAGAATAAATCTGAAAAGAATATCGCCATAAATGGCACACTGGGAATGGGCCATACTCGTTGGGCCACTCACGGGGTTCCTAATGATGTTAACTCCCACCCACACTACTCCAATTCAGGAAATCTGGTGATCATTCACAATGGGATCATCGAAAATTACGAGTCTGTAAAAACCGAATTAACTAAAAGGGGTTACGTTTTTGAATCGGATACAGATACTGAAGTTCTCGTAAATCTGATCGAAGAGGTAAAAAAGAAAGAAAATGTAAAACTCGGTAAAGCTGTACAAATTGCATTGAATCAGGTTGTAGGGGCATACGCCATTGCCGTATTTGACAAGTCGAAGCCCGATGAGATCGTAGTTGCTAAATTGGGTAGTCCGTTGGCTATCGGTATTGGTGAGAACGAATTCTTTATAGCCTCAGATGCTTCTCCTTTTATTGAATATACTAACAATGCCGTATACCTGGAAGATGAAGAAATGGCTATTGTACGACCCGGGAAAGAAATAAAATTGCGCAAGATCAAAAATGACGCGGTAGCTTACCCGATGATTCAGGAATTACAACTGAATCTTGAGGAAATTGAAAAAGGCGGGTACGATCATTTTATGTTAAAAGAGATCTATGAGCAACCCAGAGCAATTAAAGACACTTATAGGGGAAGATTACTCGTGGATCAAGGGCTGATCAAAATGTCCGGAATAGATGACAACCTGGAAAGGTTTATGAATGCAAACCGTATTGTTATTGTGGCTTGCGGAACATCCTGGCATGCCGGACTCGTAGCTGAATATATTTTTGAAGACCTGGCACGAATACCTGTTGAGGTAGAATACGCCTCTGAATTCAGATACAGAAACCCTGTGATTACGAACAATGACGTGGTCATTGCTATTTCCCAATCCGGAGAAACGGCAGATACACTCGCTGCTATAAAACTGGCTAAAGAAAATGGCGCCTTTGTTTTTGGCGTCTGTAATGTTGTTGGTTCATCTATCGCCAGAGAGACCCATGCCGGTGCCTATACGCATGCCGGACCTGAAATTGGTGTGGCATCAACAAAGGCTTTTACCACTCAGATCACCATCCTTACCTTGCTGGCTCTTAAACTGGCCAAAGAAAAGGGAGTGATCAATGAAACCAAGTATCACGAAATTTTGGTGGAACTGGAAAACATACCGAAAAAGGTTGAAAAGGCACTTGAAGCTAATCCTTTGGTTGAGATTATTGCCGATGTCTATAAAGATTCAGAAAACTGTCTGTATCTGGGAAGGGGATACAATTTCCCCGTTGCCCTCGAAGGAGCTTTGAAACTAAAAGAGATCAGCTACATCCACGCCGAAGGATATCCTGCCGCAGAGATGAAACACGGTCCCATCGCCCTTATCGATGAGCAAATGCCTGTGATCGTGATTGCCACTAAGAAAGGGCACTATGAAAAAGTTGTAAGCAACATTCAGGAGATAAAGACGAGAAAGGGAAAGATTATCGCCATTGTAACTGAAGGAGATACACAGGTGAGGGAATTGGCCGATCACGTAATTGAAGTGCCCGAAGTATTGGAAGGTCTTAGTCCGCTTGTTACTACCATTCCATTGCAATTACTTTCCTACCATATCGCAGTTATGCGAGGTTGTAACGTAGATCAGCCGCGTAATCTGGCTAAATCGGTTACGGTGGAGTAA